The genomic region GATGCTTCGTTACGGTATCAATGATATTCGTGGTTTCTATCAAGGCGATGTCCGTTTCTCAGATCAATTTAAATAATTGATTAGCAAGAAAAAGAATTGGAGGTCATCATGGCAGAAATCAAAGTTGAAAAAGTGACCTTGGATAAGTTAGAGGCGCTGCAAAAGCTTAGCATCGATACTTTCCGTGAAACCTTTGGTTTTGATAATACCGAAGAAGAACTTCAACAATTTTTCGATGAGAATTATACTTTAGCGCAACTTGAAAAAGATGTGACAGATAAAGAATCTGATGTTCGATTTGTCAAAGTTGATGGGCGCGAGGTTGGTTTTATGAAAGTAAACTGGGGCGCAGCACAGACTGAGCATGAGTTGGAAAATGCTTTTGAAATTCAACGTATCTACATTCTTAGTGAATGTCAGGGATTTGGCTTAGGTAAGAAATTATTTGAGCTGGCGCTTGATATGGCTAAGGCAGGTGAATTTGATTGGGCTTGGTTAGGTGTCTGGGAAGGCAATATCAAAGCTCAAGGTTTCTACCATAAATACGGATTTGAAAAATTTTCAGAGCACTTATTTAAAGTTGGCGATAAAGTAGACACAGATTGGCTTATGCGAAAAGCCTTAAAAGAATAAGAGTAGAAAGGGATAAAGAAGCTTACCTGTCAAACGTATTTTGACTGCGAAAAGCTTTTAACACATATTATGTTAGTAAGTTATAAATGGTTAAAAGAGCTTGTTGATGTTGATGTTACAACACATGAGCTTTCTGAAAAAATGTCAACAACAGGGATTGAGGTTGAAGGAGTTTCATCACCATCTGAAGGATTGACAAAATTGGTTGTTGGTCACGTTGTATCTTGTGAAGATGTTCCTGAAACACACTTGCACCTTTGCCAAGTAGATACTGGTGATGATGAATTGCGCCAAATCGTTTGTGGTGCTCCAAACGTTACTGCAGGTATCAAAGTTATCGTAGCTGTACCAGGCGCACGTATTGCTGACAACTACAAAATCAAAAAAGGTAAAATCCGTGGTATGGAATCACTTGGTATGATTTGCTCACTCCAAGAGCTTGGTTTGCCA from Streptococcus lutetiensis harbors:
- a CDS encoding GNAT family N-acetyltransferase; the encoded protein is MAEIKVEKVTLDKLEALQKLSIDTFRETFGFDNTEEELQQFFDENYTLAQLEKDVTDKESDVRFVKVDGREVGFMKVNWGAAQTEHELENAFEIQRIYILSECQGFGLGKKLFELALDMAKAGEFDWAWLGVWEGNIKAQGFYHKYGFEKFSEHLFKVGDKVDTDWLMRKALKE